One Odontesthes bonariensis isolate fOdoBon6 chromosome 17, fOdoBon6.hap1, whole genome shotgun sequence genomic window carries:
- the LOC142402516 gene encoding uncharacterized protein LOC142402516, translated as MDVSIPDVNVEIKKPDMKMELQQSKGGPDGKVTQFETPTFGKLESKLEGPQVDFGLSKTGTDITLQEAKAAYIKEPSATVDIKAAQIEPPSTSVKGSPSKFKLPTFKFPKFGVTTPNVIAEVPDTEKGFKIDGTDMQVSIPSADVDVPEVRAEIPMPEVEVKEPLSSIVIEPQQDVEADAKLKKTKFSMPKFSFSKPSVKASGIDASFLDKNVEIPEGKIEVKGGLKIEMQAPEITMQKGATPEVDLSLSKKYEDVALPESEVYLPEVQLKKPFVEVDTKASEIKVVTKDAEESPSKFKMPTFKLPKFGLGSASSTVEVPALDKDAKIGGAHAQISEEVLTVTIAAPSTDIEGPSVDIETAGAEYDGKGSKFKLPRLGLSTPEAKGPDLRLSIKDVDVTIPEAKSEVKLLDADVKKPSAEKEIEIPEIKTVTKDTERSSLKFKMPTFKLPKFGVGTPSATVGESTVDKDVEIDGADIKIPEGALAINSAAPCFDTEGLPIDVKITESEHEGKGSKFKLPRLGLSVPQAKGSDIDLCLSKTDVDVTLPDAKAEVELPDVELKTMSTEVEITAPEFKVITKDVEGSPSKFKMPTFKFPKFGLGTPSSTVEVPALDKDVKTGGAETDEVLTVNFAAPSIETKGPSVDFKTEGTEYEGKGSKFKLPSLGFSVQQAKGPDVDLSLSKTDVDLTLPEVEAEVKLTDIKVKKPSIDVETKASDIKIDTKDVEGSPSKFKMPTFKLPKFGLGTPSSTVEVPALDKDVKTGGAETDEVLTVNIAAPSIEAKGSSVDFKTEGKGSKFKLPSLGLSVQQAKGPDVDLSLSKTDVDLTLPEVEAEVKLPDIKVKKPSIDVETKASDIKIDTKDVEGSPSKFKMPTFKLPKFGLGTQSSTVEVPALDKDVKTGGAETDEVLTVNIAAPSIEAKGSSVDFKTEGKGSKFKLPSLGLSVQQAKGPDVDLSLSKTDVDLTLPEVEAEVKLPDIKVKKPSIDVETKASDIKIDTKDVEGSPSKFKMPTFKLPKFGLGTPSSTVEVPALDKDVKTGGAETDEVLTVNIAAPSIEAKGSSVDFKTEGKGSKFKLPSLGFSVQQAKGPDVDLSLSKTDVDLTLPEVEAEVKLPDIKVKKPSIDVETKASEIKIDTKDVEGSPSKFKMPTFKLPKFGLGTPSSTVEVPALDKDIKKGGAETDEVLTVTITAPSIETKGPSVDFKTEGTEHEGKGSKFKLPSLGFSVQQAKGPDVDLSLPEAKVDVKLPDHELKKPSESEAHQVDFQASDVEGSPSKFKMPTFKLPKFGAGTLQTSVEGPDMNKDVKVDGVGLKVEETKAEVKPSDVEKSFSVSDAPLIEEDVKANKTSWTLPRFSFSKANTKAPETDINLEVDVTMPDTKTDLHPPDMDIKESSRTSIDGGTEIDIDAKLKKPRFSLPRFSFSKQSTKEPDVDDNVPNVDVSLPELKVEVSQPDFEAKLPESETELDGRESKFKMPKFGITMPKVKDLSMSKKDVDVTLPEIKTEVQHPDVGIKQPSAAVKMNAPEIKAQAGYVELKSKEGQPKKHVDVTLPETSAEVQLPNVEVKVDESVEAALKRPSWTFPKISFSRTSGKAPDVDINIETPKVDVTSPEIQADVCIPETDVKEPSGTMSVEESTAAELDTNLKKTKFSLPRFSFSKASIKEPSVPDVGVKAEPHEMELKGPEFQAGDDGQGPKAKGPEANLNLSQKKAGVKLPEDEVKDYSTGVEMTGSEIEANSRDVIGSPLKFKMPKFGSASYDITREANSEEKVDETDETKLKEDVTVIIKDPNTANKTDASKAAILDSETPKAETEGVTHGSPSKFRLPSFKMPRLSFSKPKPEEEYVPVDNEHKEDQLEADPRGESKSPKLSLTSFGEILKTIDVEFDVLKVDKDEQNLETLKEVHVTDEKHSEAKENETKSKQETAKSPERGGWFKFPKFGLSSPSEPAKKSPVGETGDEEVSPTCSVQSSDAFADISSTITSELVGLSLSSPTKVTVKYTDPSVAAGLGEIHSDIVTSTTKTELISDVPNLPEKITILSSGVSSSSEDTIRLESGKIHVITSNIHATPETQHAKLLTAVPIQSGGGQPLKSEANEAASWTGGDSLSGKRTVFERHSLTETSSERSDSKQTVVITKQITRIFGTSEPISGDTASSIQRLKDSVHSEKMRFFDEAEK; from the coding sequence ATGGATGTTTCAATTCCAGACGTCAACGTAGAGATTAAAAAACCAGATATGAAAATGGAACTCCAGCAATCCAAGGGGGGACCTGATGGAAAAGTTACCCAGTTTGAAACGCCAACATTTGGAAAGTTGGAGTCAAAATTAGAAGGACCTCAAGTTGATTTTGGTTTATCAAAGACAGGAACAGACATCACACTACAAGAGGCCAAAGCAGCTTATATAAAAGAGCCTTCAGCTACAGTGGACATCAAAGCTGCTCAGATTGAACCTCCATCAACCAGTGTGAAAGGATCGCCATCAAAATTTAAATTGCCAACATTCAAATTTCCAAAGTTTGGTGTCACAACACCAAATGTCATTGCTGAAGTACCTGATACAGAAAAGGGATTCAAAATTGATGGAACTGACATGCAGGTGTCTATACCAAGCGCAGATGTTGATGTGCCAGAAGTTAGAGCAGAAATTCCCATGCCAGAGGTCGAAGTCAAAGAGCCCTTGAGTAGTATTGTGATAGAGCCACAGCAAGATGTTGAGGCTGATGCAAAATTGAAAAAGACAAAGTTCTCGATGCcaaaattttctttttcaaaaccAAGTGTTAAGGCCTCGGGAATTGATGCCAGTTTTCTGGACAAGAATGTTGAAATTCCAGAGGGGAAAATTGAAGTGAAAGGTGGATTGAAAATAGAAATGCAAGCACCAGAAATCACAATGCAAAAGGGAGCAACGCCTGAAGTAGATTTAAGTTTATCCAAGAAATATGAAGATGTGGCACTACCTGAAAGTGAGGTATACCTCCCTGAAGTTCAGCTGAAAAAACCCTTTGTTGAAGTCGACACCAAAGCTTCTGAGATCAAAGTTGTGACAAAGGATGCAGAGGAATCACCATCAAAATTTAAGATGCCAACATTCAAATTACCAAAATTTGGACTTGGCAGTGCTAGTTCCACTGTGGAAGTACCTGCTTTGGACAAAGATGCCAAAATAGGGGGAGCTCATGCTCAGATTTCTGAGGAAGTTCTTACAGTTACCATTGCTGCACCCAGCACTGACATTGAAGGTCCATCAGTAGATATCGAAACTGCAGGAGCTGAATATGATGGAAAAGGAAGCAAGTTTAAACTGCCACGTCTTGGTTTATCTACGCCCGAAGCAAAAGGGCCTGATTTAAGACTATCAATAAAAGATGTAGATGTGACTATACCGGAGGCTAAATCTGAAGTCAAACTCTTGGATGCTGATGTGAAAAAACCTTCTGCTGAAAAGGAAATTGAAATTCCTGAGATCAAAACTGTGACAAAGGACACAGAGAGATCATCTTTGAAATTTAAAATGCCAACATTTAAATTACCAAAGTTTGGAGTTGGAACCCCAAGTGCAACTGTGGGGGAATCTACGGTGGACAAAGATGTAGAAATAGATGGAGCTGACATAAAGATTCCTGAAGGGGCTCTAGCAATTAATTCTGCAGCACCCTGTTTTGACACTGAGGGGCTACCAATAGATGTGAAAATTACAGAAAGTGAACATGAGGGAAAAGGAAGCAAGTTTAAATTGCCAAGGCTTGGTCTGTCTGTACCTCAAGCAAAAGGGTCTGACATTGACTTATGCCTATCAAAGACAGATGTAGATGTGACACTACCAGACGCCAAAGCTGAAGTCGAGCTCCCTGATGTCGAACTGAAAACAATGTCTACAGAAGTAGAAATAACAGCTCCTGAGTTTAAAGTTATTACAAAGGATGTAGAAGGATCACCATCCAAATTCAAGATGCCAACATTCAAATTTCCAAAATTTGGGCTCGGCACTCCAAGTTCCACTGTAGAAGTACCTGCTTTGGACAAAGATGTCAAAACAGGGGGAGCTGAAACTGATGAGGTTCTTACAGTCAACTTTGCAGCACCCAGCATTGAAACTAAAGGCCCATCAGTAGATTTTAAAACTGAAGGAACAGAATATGAAGGAAAAGGGAGCAAATTCAAACTGCCAAGTCTTGGTTTTTCTGTGCAACAAGCAAAAGGCCCAGATGTTGATTTAAGCCTGTCAAAGACAGATGTAGATTTGACACTACCAGAGGTCGAAGCTGAAGTCAAACTCACTGATATTAAAGTGAAAAAACCCTCTATTGATGTGGAAACTAAAGCTTCAGATATCAAAATTGATACAAAGGATGTAGAAGGATCACCGTCTAAATTCAAGATGCCAACATTCAAATTACCAAAATTTGGGCTCGGCACTCCAAGTTCCACAGTAGAAGTACCTGCTTTGGACAAAGATGTCAAAACAGGGGGAGCTGAAACTGATGAGGTTCTTACAGTCAACATTGCAGCACCCAGTATTGAAGCTAAAGGCTCATCAGTAGAttttaaaactgaaggaaaaggaaGCAAATTCAAACTGCCAAGTCTTGGTCTTTCTGTGCAACAAGCAAAAGGCCCAGATGTTGATTTAAGCCTGTCAAAGACAGATGTAGATTTGACACTACCAGAGGTCGAAGCTGAAGTCAAACTCCCTGATATTAAAGTGAAAAAACCCTCTATTGATGTGGAAACTAAAGCTTCAGATATCAAAATTGATACAAAGGATGTAGAAGGATCACCGTCTAAATTCAAGATGCCAACATTCAAATTACCGAAATTTGGGCTTGGCACTCAAAGTTCCACAGTAGAAGTACCTGCTTTGGACAAAGATGTCAAAACAGGGGGAGCTGAAACTGATGAGGTTCTTACAGTCAACATTGCAGCACCCAGTATTGAAGCTAAAGGCTCATCAGTAGAttttaaaactgaaggaaaaggaaGCAAATTCAAACTGCCAAGTCTTGGTCTTTCTGTGCAACAAGCAAAAGGCCCAGATGTTGATTTAAGCCTGTCAAAGACAGATGTAGATTTGACACTACCAGAGGTCGAAGCTGAAGTCAAACTCCCTGATATTAAAGTGAAAAAACCCTCTATTGATGTGGAAACTAAAGCTTCAGATATCAAAATTGATACAAAGGATGTAGAAGGATCACCGTCTAAATTCAAGATGCCAACATTCAAATTACCGAAATTTGGGCTTGGCACTCCAAGTTCCACAGTAGAAGTACCTGCTTTGGACAAAGATGTCAAAACAGGGGGAGCTGAAACTGATGAGGTTCTTACAGTCAACATTGCAGCACCCAGTATTGAAGCTAAAGGCTCATCAGTAGAttttaaaactgaaggaaaaggaaGCAAATTCAAACTGCCAAGTCTTGGTTTCTCTGTGCAACAAGCAAAAGGCCCAGATGTTGATTTAAGCTTGTCAAAGACAGATGTAGATTTGACACTACCAGAGGTCGAAGCTGAAGTCAAACTCCCTGATATTAAAGTGAAAAAACCCTCTATTGATGTGGAAACTAAAGCTTCAGAGATCAAAATTGATACAAAGGATGTAGAAGGATCCCCGTCCAAGTTCAAGATGCCGACATTCAAATTACCGAAATTTGGGCTCGGCACTCCAAGTTCCACAGTAGAAGTACCTGCTTTGGACAAAGATATCAAAAAAGGGGGAGCTGAAACTGATGAGGTTCTTACAGTTACCATTACAGCACCCAGTATTGAAACTAAAGGCCCATCAGTGGATTTTAAAACTGAAGGAACAGAACATGAAGGAAAAGGAAGCAAATTCAAACTGCCAAGTCTTGGTTTCTCTGTGCAACAAGCAAAAGGCCCAGATGTTGATTTAAGCCTGCCAGAGGCCAAAGTTGATGTCAAACTCCCTGATCACGAGCTAAAAAAACCTTCCGAAAGTGAAGCACACCAAGTTGATTTTCAGGCAAGTGATGTTGAAGGGTCACCATCAAAATTTAAAATGCCGACATTCAAATTACCAAAATTTGGAGCTGGTACACTTCAAACCAGTGTGGAGGGACCTGATATGAACAAAGATGTTAAAGTGGATGGAGTGGGTCTAAAAGTGGAGGAAACAAAAGCTGAAGTCAAGCCTTCAGATGTTGAAAAATCTTTTTCAGTTTCTGATGCACCACTGATAGAAGAGGACGTTAAAGCGAATAAGACAAGCTGGACGTTGCCAAGATTTTCCTTTTCAAAAGCAAACACTAAGGCCCCTGAAACCGATATCAACCTTGAAGTTGACGTTACAATGCCAGACACGAAAACAGACTTACATCCTCCGGATATGGACATCAAAGAATCCTCAAGAACTTCAATAGATGGGGGAACTGAGATAGATATTGATGCTAAATTAAAAAAGCCAAGGTTTTCATTACCtagattttcattttcaaagcaAAGCACAAAAGAACCTGACGTTGATGACAATGTGCCAAATGTTGATGTGTCTCTTCCAGAGTTAAAGGTAGAAGTTAGCCAACCTGACTTCGAAGCGAAGCTGCCAGAAAGTGAAACAGAATTAGATGGAAGGGAAAGCAAGTTTAAAATGCCAAAGTTTGGCATCACAATGCCAAAAGTGAAAGATCTGAGCATGTCAAAGAAGGATGTAGATGTCACACTTCCTGAAATCAAGACTGAAGTTCAACATCCGGATGTTGGAATTAAACAACCTTCTGCTGCAGTGAAAATGAATGCTCCGGAAATCAAAGCTCAAGCAGGTTATGTTGAACTTAAATCTAAAGAAGGTCAACCCAAGAAACATGTAGATGTTACACTACCAGAAACCAGTGCTGAAGTACAGCTTCCTAATGTTGAGGTCAAAGTAGACGAGAGTGTTGAGGCTGCGTTAAAACGACCATCCTGGACTTTCCCAAAGATTTCATTTTCAAGAACAAGTGGTAAAGCCCCCGACGTTGATATCAACATTGAAACACCCAAAGTAGATGTCACATCACCAGAGATCCAAGCAGATGTCTGTATTCCAGAAACTGATGTCAAAGAACCCTCAGGGACTATGTCAGTGGAAGAGTCTACTGCTGCAGAACTTGatacaaacttaaaaaaaactaaattttcacTTCCCAGGTTTTCCTTTTCAAAGGCAAGCATTAAAGAACCTTCTGTTCCAGATGTAGGAGTAAAAGCTGAACCCCATGAAATGGAACTTAAAGGTCCTGAGTTTCAAGCTGGAGATGATGGTCAAGGACCAAAAGCAAAAGGACCTGAAGCTAATTTGAATTTATCTCAGAAAAAAGCTGGTGTCAAACTGCCCGAAGATGAAGTCAAAGATTATTCAACTGGTGTAGAAATGACTGGTTCTGAGATTGAAGCTAACTCAAGAGATGTTATAGGATCACCATTAAAATTCAAAATGCCAAAATTTGGCAGCGCATCTTACGACATTACCAGAGAAGCAAACAGTGAGGAAAAGGTGGATGAAACTGATGAAACTAAGCTGAAGGAGGATGTTACTGTCATCATCAAAGATCCAAATACAGCTAATAAAACAGATGCTTCCAAAGCAGCAATATTAGATTCTGAAACACCAAAGGCAGAGACTGAAGGCGTGACTCATGGATCTCCAAGTAAATTCAGACTACCGTCCTTTAAAATGCCGAGGCTGAGTTTTTCAAAACCGAAACCTGAAGAAGAATACGTCCCTGTTGACAATGAACATAAAGAAGATCAACTGGAGGCTGACCCAAGAGGAGAGAGTAAATCACCCAAATTGTCTTTAACATCATTTGGTGAGATCCTCAAGACTATTGATGTTGAATTTGATGTTCTGAAAGTGGACAAAGACGAACAAAATCTGGAAACTTTAAAGGAAGTCCATGTAACAGATGAAAAGCATTCGGAAGCAAAGGAAAATGAAACAAAGTCAAAGCAAGAAACCGCCAAAAGTCCTGAGAGGGGAGGTTGGTTTAAATTTCCAAAGTTTGGCCTGTCCTCCCCATCAGAACCAGCCAAGAAGAGCCCGGTAGGGGAAACCGGGGATGAGGAAGTGAGTCCCACCTGTTCTGTCCAATCATCAGATGCCTTTGCTGATATAAGTTCTACAATCACAAGTGAGCTTGTTGGTCTGTCCTTGTCTTCCCCAACAAAGGTTACTGTCAAATACACTGATCCAAGTGTTGCTGCAGGCCTTGGAGAGATTCACAGTGACATTgttacttctaccacaaaaacagAGCTGATCTCAGATGTGCCCAACTTGCCTGAGAAAATCACCATTCTATCCTCTGGAGTTTCGTCTTCATCTGAAGATACAATCAGATTGGAATCAGGAAAAATACATGTCATTACATCAAATATACACGCGACCCCAGAAACACAGCATGCCAAGCTACTGACTGCCGTCCCAATCCAGTCAGGTGGAGGCCAACCTTTAAAATCTGAAGCAAACGAAGCTGCATCATGGACTGGCGGAGACTCACTAAGTGGCAAGAGAACAGTGTTTGAGAGGCACTCACTTACGGAAACGTCAAGTGAAAGAAGTGACAGCAAACAGACAGTTGTCATAACTAAACAAATTACACGTATATTTGGCACCTCCGAGCCCATCTCAGGAGACACAGCTTCATCCATACAACggcttaaagactctgtacacTCCGAAAAAATGAGGTTCTTTGATGAGGCTGAGAAGTGA
- the LOC142402515 gene encoding protein AHNAK2-like, with protein sequence MQLCEEPPQFAEGERPRPQGSSPVEEYPEAAKYTDKECEAEHDLKSGSGHKTKKSGLGSIFEKRSTPKMSKLKEADSPEAGVIVKTAKDGCAEGLVYSGGGKEGIFIKEVVPESPASKSLKVKEGDQILSATVYFDNVSYEDAVQILEHAQAYKLKLCLKRKPDITESEPAIESDAIPEEEIYSTEMRAQGKTKRRGDARISWPKFPSFGKGRKSRFTRSHSSSEADEQRKLELSPTTSDTESPIKSQDALKGKKKHKMKLSALTKRSRIRKPL encoded by the exons ATGCAGCTATGTGAAGAGCCACCTCAGTTCGCAGAGGGGGAGAGACCGCGGCCGCAAGGATCATCACCCGTCGAGGAGTATCCTGAAGCTGCCAAATACACTGACAAAGAG TGTGAAGCGGAGCATGATCTCAAAAGTGGGAGtggacacaaaactaaaaagtcCGGGCTTGGGTCCATATTTGAAAAGCGCTCAACTCCAAAGATGAGTAAACTAAAG GAAGCTGACAGCCCTGAGGCCGGGGTGATTGTGAAAACAGCCAAAGATGGATGTGCAGAGGGTCTTGTTTATAGTGGAGGTGGAAAAGAGGGGATTTTCATTAAGGAAGTGGTACCAGAGTCTCCTGCCTCGAAAAGTTTAAAAGTGAAAGAAG GCGATCAGATTCTGAGCGCCACTGTGTATTTTGACAACGTGTCATATGAGGATGCCGTTCAGATTCTGGAGCACGCTCAGGCTTACAAATTGAAGCTTTGCCTGAAACGCAAACCAGACATCACAGAGTCTGAACCAGCCATCGAATCTGATGCTATCCCT GAGGAAGAGATCTATTCCACAGAGATGAGGGCGCAAGGAAAAACCAAAAGACGTGGGGATGCCCGCATTTCATGGCCAAAGTTTCCTTCCTTTGGAAAAGGACGAAAATCACGTTTTACAAGGTCCCACAGTTCTTCAGAAGCTGATGAGCAGAGAAAGCTTGAGCTTAGTCCAACTACAAGTGACACAGAGTCACCTATAAAGTCTCAGGATGCTCTCAAAGGAAAGAAGAAACATAAGATGAAGCTCTCTGCTCTAACAAAGAGAAGCCGCATAA GAAAGCCCCTCTGA